TCTTGCCGTATTTCGCCTGGAGGCCTTGCGTGCAGCGGAAGACGCCGCCGAAATAGCCGACGTCCTCGCCGAAGACGACGACATTGTCATCGCGCTCCATGGACACGTCCATGGCGCTGCGCACGGCTTCGATCATTGTCATTCTGGCCATATCAGTATCCTGCCTTCTGCCGCTGGCGGCGAATGTGCGGCGGCATTTCGGCATAGACGCCCTCGAAGATATCGCGCACCGAGGGCTTGCCGCCGGCGTGCAGCGTGCCGTGGCCCTCGGCCTGTTTCTGCGCTTGGATCACTTCGTCGAGGATCTCGGCTTCCGCCTGGGTGTGGCGTTCTTCCGACCAAGCGCCGCGCAGGATCAGGTGCTTCTTCAATCTCAAAACCGGATCGCCGAGCGGCCAGGCCTCGGATTCCGTCTTCGGCCGATAGGCGCTCGGATCGTCGGAGGTCGAATGGGCGCCGACGCGGTAGGTCACGTATTCGATCAGCGTCGGGCCGAGGTTGCGACGGGCGCGCTCGGCCGCCCACTTGGCGACGGCGTAGACGGCGAGATAGTCGTTGCCGTCGACGCGAAGCGCCGGGATGCCGAAGCCGAGACCGCGGGCGGCAAAGGTGCCGGAGCCGCCGCGGGCAATGCCTTGGAAGGTGGAGATCGCCCACTGATTGTTGACGATGTTGAGAATGACCGGCGCCTTGTAGGTGGAGGCAAAGACGAGCGCCGAATGGAAGTCCGATTCCGCCGTGGAGCCGTCGCCGATCCAGGCGGCAGCGATCTTGGTGTCGCGCTTGATGGCCGACGCCATCGCCCAGCCGACCGCTTGGACATATTGCGTGGCGAGGTTGCCGGAGATGGTGAAGAAGCCATGCTCCTTGGAGGAATACATGATCGGCAGCTGTCGGCCGCGCAACGGGTCGCTCTCGTTCGAGAAGATCTGGTTCATCATCTCGACCATCGGGTAGCCGTCGGCGATCAGAAGACCGGCCTGTCGATAGGTCGGGAAGTTCATGTCGCCCTTCACCAGCGCTTTGCGGAAGGCGCAGCTGACGGCCTCTTCGCCCAGATGCTGCATGTAGAAGGAGGTCTTGCCCTGGCGCTGCGCCATGACCATGCGCGCGTCGAAGGCGCGTAGCAGCATCATGTGCCTGAGGCCTGCGAGCAGCTCCTCGTCGGAGAGAAGCCCGGCCCAGGGACCGACCGCTTCGCCATCGCGGTTCAAGACGCGGATGATCGAATAGGCGAGGTCGCGCATTTCTTCCGGCGCGATGTCCACCTCCGGGCGCGGCACGGAGCCGGCCTTCGGGATCTTGACGTTGGAGAAATCCGGCTGGCCACCGGGCCGAACGGCGGGTTCGGGGACATGCAGGCTAAGTCGATTGAGATCGCTCATGCGGTTTCCGGCCTCCTCCGGAGTGCGCAGTGCACCAGTCAAGAGCGGTTCCAGTCGAACCGCTCCTCTTTTCTGTTCTCACGCATTTCCGGACGCAGGGGCGCTAGGGCCCTTGCTGGAAATGCTCTGGGTCGGGACAACGATGGGCCTGAGGTGTACGAGGACGTGCAATGTGACCGGCAAGGCTCCTCCGCCTAAGGTCTGCACAGACTCCTCCTAAAAGCCCCCGCTCTCCCAACGGGAATGCTCACAGACTGCCACGAGTTCCGGGGCTTATGAAGGTCTTTCCGTGTCGCGGGGCAGGGGCAGGCGAAGAAAGATAGAATCCTGCCGGGAGTGCGCCCACGCGTTGTGTCGGACATCTTCCCGTCGGCCATTGCCGGTAATTTTCTTTCGCGGCTATCCGCCGGCGACGGCGGTCAGACCGGCGGGGCGATGGTGATCGGCGTTCCATCGAGGAAGCGCGAGAGCCGGAACGGCGTCGGATCGACGATCGGTTCTGCGCCGGTCACGAGGTCTGCGACGAGGTGGCCGGCGCCGGGGCCAATGCCGAAACCGTGGCCGGAAAAGCCCGTTGCGATCATGAGGCCCGGAACGGTCTCGGCGGGCGAGATGACGGGCACGGCATCGGGCGTCACGTCGATCAGGCCGGCCCAGATCTGCTGCACCTTGGTTTCGCGCAGCAAGGGCAAGGCCTTGGCGGCCGCATCGAGCGCATGCAGGGCGCGGCGCGAATCCGGATTGGGATCGAGCACGCGGTGACGCTCGAAGGCGCCGGGCCGGTCGAGGGGCACGGTGCCGATCTCGAATAGCTCGTTCCAGCTCTGGGCGCTCAGGCCCACCTGCACGGCATCGCCCTCCGCTTTTCGTGCCGGCTGGAAATCGCGGAAGAAGGCAAAGCTGTCGGGCACGATCGCGTGCAGATTGGCGGCGCCATCGGCAATCGTGTAGCCGCCGTCGAGGCGCTTGCGATAGGCATAGGTCGCGGTTGCACCAGCCCCCTCCGGACCGCCCGAGACCGGGCCGGTTCTCAACACCGTGTTGCGAACTTTCAGCTGCGGCAATCTTATGCCGAGGCCTTTGAGGAACAGCCTCGACCAGGCGCCACCGGCGACGATGATGGTCGACGTCTCGATGCGGCCCCTCTCGGTCACGACGGCGGAAATCCGCCCGGCAGCCTTCTCGACGCCGCGCACGGCGCAGCCTGTAAGAACTTTGGCACCGGCGCGGCGGGCGCCAGCGACGATGGCAGGCACGGCCTTTTGCGGTTCGGCCCGGCCGTCGCTCGGCGTGAAGAGCCCGCCTGGGTAGCGGATCGCTGTACCCGGCATCATCGCTTCTGTCGTGTCGGAGCCGAGTTGTACGCTATCGACACCGTAGGGCCTTGCCATGGCAAGCCAGGCGTCTCGGTTGGCGACGTCGCGCTCGTTCTCGGAGATGTAAAGAATGCCGCTGCGGCGAAAGCCGGTCTCGCCGCAGACGCGGGCGTCGAGCGTGTCCCAGATCTTCAGCGCCTCGATCGCCAGCGGGATTTCGCGCTCGTCGCGGCCCATGACCCGCACCCAGCCCCAGTTGCGGCTCGATTGCTCGGCTCCGGGCATACCCTTCTCACAGAGCACGACATCGATGCCGCGCTCGGCGAGGAAGAGCGCGGTGCAGACGCCGATGATGCCGCCGCCGACGATGACGACGTCGGCCTTGGCGGGCAAGGTGGTGTCTGTGGCGATGAGATCGAGTGTGGGGCCAGGCATGGGGGCACTTTCGGGCAGGGAAGTATCGCAGTCATC
The nucleotide sequence above comes from Ensifer sp. PDNC004. Encoded proteins:
- a CDS encoding FAD-binding oxidoreductase codes for the protein MPGPTLDLIATDTTLPAKADVVIVGGGIIGVCTALFLAERGIDVVLCEKGMPGAEQSSRNWGWVRVMGRDEREIPLAIEALKIWDTLDARVCGETGFRRSGILYISENERDVANRDAWLAMARPYGVDSVQLGSDTTEAMMPGTAIRYPGGLFTPSDGRAEPQKAVPAIVAGARRAGAKVLTGCAVRGVEKAAGRISAVVTERGRIETSTIIVAGGAWSRLFLKGLGIRLPQLKVRNTVLRTGPVSGGPEGAGATATYAYRKRLDGGYTIADGAANLHAIVPDSFAFFRDFQPARKAEGDAVQVGLSAQSWNELFEIGTVPLDRPGAFERHRVLDPNPDSRRALHALDAAAKALPLLRETKVQQIWAGLIDVTPDAVPVISPAETVPGLMIATGFSGHGFGIGPGAGHLVADLVTGAEPIVDPTPFRLSRFLDGTPITIAPPV
- a CDS encoding 3-methyl-2-oxobutanoate dehydrogenase (2-methylpropanoyl-transferring) subunit alpha, with amino-acid sequence MSDLNRLSLHVPEPAVRPGGQPDFSNVKIPKAGSVPRPEVDIAPEEMRDLAYSIIRVLNRDGEAVGPWAGLLSDEELLAGLRHMMLLRAFDARMVMAQRQGKTSFYMQHLGEEAVSCAFRKALVKGDMNFPTYRQAGLLIADGYPMVEMMNQIFSNESDPLRGRQLPIMYSSKEHGFFTISGNLATQYVQAVGWAMASAIKRDTKIAAAWIGDGSTAESDFHSALVFASTYKAPVILNIVNNQWAISTFQGIARGGSGTFAARGLGFGIPALRVDGNDYLAVYAVAKWAAERARRNLGPTLIEYVTYRVGAHSTSDDPSAYRPKTESEAWPLGDPVLRLKKHLILRGAWSEERHTQAEAEILDEVIQAQKQAEGHGTLHAGGKPSVRDIFEGVYAEMPPHIRRQRQKAGY